TATCTCGAAGACCTAataaatgtatcaaattaaaataagtaCGATTATTTGTATGATACCAAATAAGAAAGAGTTCCAAAATTTATATAACATACTAACGAATTGATTATTCAGAATTGTTAAACCATACCAAAAGATCCTCTGGGCCATTGATTTGATCTACATCTATGTTCTCACTTGGTTGAAATTACAGCATAACATAAGAGTGTCCATAATTGTATCCAATCCGGTCTGTATTGTTGAGTTACAAAAGCTAAAATTTGGCTGGGCAATTAACTTTAAACACTCGCAACAAAAACTCTGCACGAACATCAATAAATACCCTCCCAAGTTGCAACACGATTTGACGATTCAAACGTTTCAAACGAACAAGCGATTTAATATAATCTTGCAAACTTTTCAAGTCCCATTTTCACCCGGCATCCGATCAGTCACTCTGGAACTGTCATTAAAATACCATAAACTTCCCAACTTTACCACCCGGTCTAACATTACAATCGTCGCACCATGTCCAACCATGGGCCAGAACGTTATGGCGTTAGGGCGATAAGAACTTAATTCTATAATACGGCAAACTTTCTCTCATTACCGTCATCAGGTTCGAGACTTTTGGGTTGCTTGTTGCCAAAGCGACAAATCGATAAAGGATACGATTCGAACCACATGGTCCACCCGACGGGCGGACCTGTTACTTCTTGGCCGGCTTGACGACAGTGCATGCACGTGGGACGTAAACCTAATTAAGCTGCGGTGCAAAATCAGGGATTGCATTTACCAGTGGCAACGCCTGCATCCGCCACACACTAAACAGTTCCCTTCGGTAATGTTCATTGCGTTTTTGAGTCACCGCTTTATCGCACCGCACGCAGACAGCCAGACTTCAGCATCCAACTGACGCTTGTTTGTGCGCTCGCGTGGTGCGCTGGTGGTGGCAAGCGAACGATCTGAGCAATCGTGCGACCTGCCCCTGCCTGCTCATGACCTGTCCCTTTTCATTGCGCGGTGCGTATACGCGGAATGCCAGGGCGGACGGTGACACGCCGGTCACCGTACTGATCCGGGCACCTTCCGATGGTGCAACTGTTTTGGGGCGTGTTTGGGGGTCTCGTGCGTGCGTATATAAGGCGCGATCGGCAGCCGTAGTCTGCATCATAAATCTCGCAAAGTTCACCTGGAAACTTCACCAGCTTCGCACATTCAAGCTCCGTACACCTGGTGTCAAGCCCACAATCCGTTCAACATGAAGTTCTTGGTGAGTTCAAATTCAAGTTGCGTTCAATCGCTACACCGTGTCGATGATATTCGGTGCTGTGCTGGTGGACAGTGTGATTCCTGCAGGATTGTGAATGTTTGATGTGATATCTTTTGGATTCGTATTCGTTTTAGGCTATCGCTGTTCTGGTTCTCGTCGCTTCGGTCTACGCCGAAGACCAGCCAATGGAATCGATGAAGGCTAAGCGTGGTATTCACTTCGGGCTGGGATATCACCATGCTCCGGCGGTGGTGTCGCACTCGTACGTTGCTCCTGCCCCAGTTATTGCCCATTCTGCACCGCTCGTAGCTGCTCCCGTTGCGTATCACGCACCGATCGCCAAGACCTACGTTGCCCACGCCCCGATCGTGCACCATGCTCCGATCGTGCATCATGCTCCGCTTGCTGCTTACCATGCTCCGCTGTATCACGGTGCCGTCTACTCGACCCTGCACCGCCGTTAAGCGGGATACAGAACCCGTTGCCACTAGCGACCAACTCTAGCATTATGCGTGTGTGCTTCATTTAGgtgaataaatcaaaacaaaattttaacattaaTCACATTAAATCAGACTCCTTTTTGCGTACGGAACGACTGAAAGAACAcaatatttcaatttcaatttgcaACGCAATCTGTTTGTTGGTTCACCATTGCAACCAATTCAACAAAATGGTTTAGATCTAATTTGATAACATGGCTAAACTATATGAAACCAAATAATCGGTTTTTGTTCTGGGATAGTCGGTCCACATGAGATGCGATCCCCAATTGTGGGTTTATAACATGCAGAGATCTTCAAGGTTTATGAAACATACTGATGTTTGCGATTTCATATTGCAATTGTCGAATAGaataaatatctaaaacaGTACTGAGAGGCGTTTCTGCATATGGCGGACTCGGTCTGGTATGGGATTTGTCCCAGGATTAGCTTACATCTTTATAAATGGATAAAAAGTGGAATAGAAAGTCAAGAagatataaattatttattggaGATTGCTTACAGACGTCAATCTGAAAACATTCGCTCCTTCTTTCATTTTTGCCTAAGATCCTATTGCTAGCGCATAGTGTTGAACTCTTTTAAGTGTTGGATGAATCTTttaagagtcattcatatgaatattTAGTGAGAAGTCATTCAATTTAGGAATCGACTCCCAAACGATCCATGAATTCTCAGAGCATCATGGCGGATCATGCCGATTGGAGACCTAAAGCGAAATACCAACTGATGACCGAGGGGAGAGGAAAATGAAAGGGGGAGGCaacagattcagattcattcattcacctCAGAGATTTAtccagattcatgaatctgagtCAGATTCACCGAacaccagcggcggatcaaacggtaggcggggtaggcggtcgcctagggcctcgctgtgttgggggccccaaacaacttgtgccgattgtgcgatttttggaaatttagcagcaaagTTAATGTATAgcataaaatgtaattaaaatgtagaaaattggttatccttggttagataattttttttaatttgattagctatatcggcccggttacacggctacgcaagagaagtatgcagtgtattaaaactccttcttctttatcggcacgacatctttaggatgtttaagcctaccatttctaccatttttaatttatttacccgttggatagtcagtgctgcgtacggaggtttggtggtccaaatgaaatttttccgtggtcctgattgtgcagaccgactgcgctaccaatacaccatctggccgccccgtgaacccttatatacccttttacttcaacctattcatgtattctatttcttgaacgggaatttttcatctgttcgtaaatgatcctaccgttagatgctagaatagaaaccatgcttgttttcacttacgcaatattcgcaagctattgccattgcgatactcgtggtgtgttattgttttctctccccgattgaactgTGAAAAAGTgctgcctgcgtgtttcggaacagtattgtggtggagtattgtgttgtgtttcgattgtcacaatttctgcaagtttgcaagccggtaatgatgttataaccgacacaatctgtcagtgtactacgacatagctagcattgatagcatgaaacggaaagcatccttcatctcgatcaaactttccgtcggctggtacgaaattccatacacaccagctgttttccgatttccgataccaggatagcatccacggaagaggtagcaccttgtacaacaattttggtcgaaaaccgccgaaaggtatgcaatattaaaacactaactttcccgttgatcgagtaaaattttgcagcaattttgcacaaaaaccgcccaaagttatgcaatgtttaaacacgaactttcccgttgatcgtgaaaaatttcttcgaaaactaccagtttccgaatgaatagtaccaggagagcatccacggaagaggtagctcctggtactgcgccggaaggtatgcaatgtttatacactaactttgcaaccaacttgcaatgcaatgcgccgtaaggtatgcaatgtttatacactaactttgcaaccaacttgcaatgcaagtttagtgtatgcaagaaacttgcaagatggcgcccaactttgtacttgcatgcaatttcttgcatgcaaacttgcatgcaaacttgcatacaaacttgcatacaaacttgcatgcaagaacttgcatgcaagaacttgcatgcaagaacttgcatacaaacttgcatacaaacttgcatgcaaacttgcatgcaaacttgcatgcaaacttgcatgcaaacttgcatgcaaacttgcatgcaagaaattgcatgcgaaaacttgcatgcaagatttgcatgcaaacttgcatgcaaacttgcatgcaagaaattgcatgcgaaaacttgcatgcaagatttgcatgcaaacttgcatgcaaacttgcatgcaagaaattgcatgcgaaaacttgcatgcaagattgcatgcaagtttgttgcatgcaagtacaaagttgggcgccatcttgcaagtttcttgcatgtaccaaacttgcattgcaagttggttgcaaagttagtgtataaacattgcataccttccggcgcagtaccagaagctacctcttccgtggatgctctcctggtactattcattcggaaactggtagttttcgaagaaatttttcacgatcaacgggaaagttcgtgtttaaacattgcataactttgggcggtttttgtgcaaaattgctgcaaaattttactcgaccaacgggaaagttagtgtttaaatattgcatacctttcggcggttttcgaccaaaattgctgtacaaggtgc
The Anopheles moucheti chromosome 2, idAnoMoucSN_F20_07, whole genome shotgun sequence genome window above contains:
- the LOC128298624 gene encoding larval/pupal cuticle protein H1C, yielding MKFLAIAVLVLVASVYAEDQPMESMKAKRGIHFGLGYHHAPAVVSHSYVAPAPVIAHSAPLVAAPVAYHAPIAKTYVAHAPIVHHAPIVHHAPLAAYHAPLYHGAVYSTLHRR